The genomic segment TCAATTCAGAATGTGAGTGGCACGGCCACACCTTTCGAGTAACTCTTTTTGTGGTTTCCTAACATGCCTACAGTGCCACTGCCAATAATGGACGTCGAAAGGAACTCCAGCAGCACTTCGTCTTGCATCTTAAGGTGCATGGCACACTGTCTGACAACTCCAAGGTTGTTCTTTCAGAATCCATAACCGCCCCAATTGTGGTTCGTGGCCGTAGCCCACGAAACTTTCAAGCCCGCAAGGAAATTCCGCTTCTAGGGTCCAGTGCGGGATCGCGAGGTCAGGCGCTCGTCGAGACTGGCCTTGGCGTAGTTGCCAGCGCGATTAGCCTCAAGCAAGACGGAAAACCCAGGAGTATGGACATGCAAGTTCCAAGATCTGCATTTACGTTCAGCCCTCCAAAGTCCCACAACTCAAGCATAAACCCCATGAGGTCCAAGTAAGTAACCAACGCTAGGCGTTTTGCCCCCTTCTCATTCCCTGAGATAGAGAACTAATAGTTTCTCCCCAACGCAGTTCGTATCCTTCTTGGAATTCTCAGGTCCCgtcaacaatggctcctGATTCATATTCGAAATTGCCGCTCTCTGGGTCGTCGGGGTTCGCCACCGAGCCGCAGGAGTTGCCACTGCAGACCTCGATGGGTTCGTCAGTGCCGCTTCCTCTAGCGACAGCAGATCAAAGCCAGTCAGGCATACGATCCCAGTACAACTACACGACCACATCTACGCCACAACTGGCTGGAAGCACTGTCACTattggaccagacagcacatTCAGCATGCCTAGATACGTTGATAGCAACCCAAGACCGCCGTCCAAGAGTCCTcgacaccatggccaccagtCAGTTCATAGCAACGGCTCCATTCACAATGCGGATGGACCTGACTACCGATACGGTTCTTTCCGCGGAATGACCAATGGAGTAGGGGATGTCTCGCCAGGTGGTAACGCAGCCCCGTCCAGGGACTACTATCCGTCCGCCAGTACCTGGACAACAACTGCTGCAGAACCAAGTCCGAGCCTCGCTTATGCCGGTAATGACGGCAGATCTTACTCGGGGGTACCTCCGTTGAAGCATGAGACTGCTCcgtacagcagcagcactcGTGGCTCATTCGATACAATGAACAACTACTCCTGGACGGCGGCTTAAATTCCGTGCGAGATATTTCATGATACCCCATTTTGCGGACACTCCTGCATCAAAAGGTTCCAAAGAGACACGCACCGCAGTTGCCGACTGGTGGAGTAGATTGCCGGCCGCGGCGAGCAAATTTCCTTTTACTAAATATAATGTACTatattctttttcttgcctcCATCTACTACTGCTCGTGGCCCGCGTCGCTTGGCATCTTTTTGTCTCCAGAATTCCGACCCCGTCGAGCCCTGGTGTGTCCATTCTGATGCAAGACGGCCCGAGGCGCTGGGGTTGACATTGAGCCagtggcaatggcaagggCAGCTGCCTGACCACAGTCACGCGTGATGCTTGGTGGTTGTACAGGGACCACCCCTGGTTCATGCCATCAAACAGGAAAAACCTGATGGATGTTGTGTGGAACGGTCACATTTGACAAGTTGACAGGTGGTTTGTTGACTTGATGCTGTGCGGTTGGTTTCGCCGGAGTTTTGTGCCGGCCGATGCTTCTCATGCATGCGAGACCCACCATTTCGACGTATATATTACACTTTTGAGTACATTGCATGGGCAAAGCCGGGATAGGATCTTGTGGTGGCGTGAGGTGTGGCCTGACAGGGCGGCCATCTTGTTCAATTTTTCCGTTTCCAAGTCCTCTTCGCTGTGAGACTTGTGCCGAGATTATCTGGGAATATTGTCAAGGCAAATGAATCTATGGAAGGGCATTTGATGACAGGCGTTGAGGACGTAACATTGTTGTTGTATGGACAATGGGCTTTTATCGACATGTGTTTTTAGGATTCAGTTTGGGTTTCAATTTCAATTTCCCTCTTTTTACGTGCTATACTCATGATCCCCCTTTGTCAGGCGCAATAGCGATGGGTTGCCCTGCACATAGGAATTGTTTCATGGGCTGAGATTTATAACTTTTTCGGGTGTATTCGCTCTTCTCTTTAACTAGTTATCTCCAAAAATTTTGCCAAGACATACTCAATTTAGAGGTCAAGGAGGTTGATAACGTGTCCGCTTTGCAGGTTAGGGCATCGAACGTCGTGATGTTTGATTTTGAAACAATTCATCTTGTAGTGATGAGGTCGAAACAGCCAAGGCTGAAACTCAGACTATTGTTTGTTAGCGCGCGGTAGATGGAAGTTGGTGGCGCTTGTTGGTTCAATCCTGAAGCCTCAAGTTGGTCATGGCGATTAGATAAGAAAATGGCCCCCAACGCTGTTTGAAGTGGGACTTtaccctttttttttgttcctaAAATGAGTGGATcatggagatgaagagccTCCTTGCATGCCAAGCAGGGAAAGATGAAACTTCATCCGTGAGCTGAAGCTGACTGCGTGACCGCACCACAGCCGGCCTGCACTGTCGACAACGAATGTTTACAAAAATAAAAACGACCGAGGAACACATCAATTGAAGTGTGTCAAAAGTCCTCATACCTCAGCCCTGGCGTCCCCGCTTTCGCCTCCAGACTGTCCACAATGTTTGAGCTACCTGAGGCGAAGAGGTGAGCATCATCCGCCCAGCCCAACCTGGCAACCATTACGACCTACTAACCAATGATGATCTAGAGTTCGCCGGGAGGATTTGAACAAGGAGGATGGTTCATCGTGGAGTGACAGCGGAGATGACATCAATCCAGATCTGCAGGCGCAACTGAACGCACAGATTGCAAGGTCACTGGGCCTAAATGTTCACGAGCCAGTTCAAACAGTTGGAAAATCTGATCCAAAGGACCATACTTCAACGACGGATTCTGCAAACCCAGCACaagacagccacagagaGCAAGGAGACGAAAATTCCGACGACGACCTGGGCGAGTTCGAATTCCGCCTCTTCAGCGCACCAGATGCCCCGTCCAAGGTTGTACTGGAAGATGAGCAGGCACCCCTTGGAGAAGGCGCGTTGGAGAATCAACGGCCATTGTCATATTACTTGGTGCGGGATGTGTCTGAGAGCAAGAAGCGGGAGTATCTGGCTGCGGCGGTGAGCGGGGAAGACATTGTCGAGAGATCGATGTGGCGGTCGTGGGGGATGGAGATGCCCTGGAAAGTGACTCGGATACTTGTTGCTAAGAAATCCAAACgtgacgaagatgaaaagATGCAGGGCGTGGTGGAGGGTGGggaggatgtgaagaagaggaagagaccGGGGAAGAAGACACGGATTGcggtgaggatgaaggtCAAGGCTGGGAAGGAGAGGGCTGAGGTGGATGCGAAGAAGGCGGTTGATAAGGAGGAGCAtctgaaggagaagaagaagaggatgaatcggctgaagaagttgaggaagagggcgaagaagaaggctggtaaggatggggatggggatggggatggtgatggtgatgagtcTGGAGGGGAGAGTGGTGGTGAGTAGGCGGGAAATATTGAGGGTGTTGGTGTATTCTATTATATTTAGCGTGCGAGTTACGGATATTTTTGTCGATTTATTTTGATGCTTTCAAGGTTGAGATTGCTTGTCATACCTGATAGGCATGCGGCAACATGATGGCCCTGAGGGAGTGTGACGCGGCCTCAATGCTAATGTCTTGGTATATGTGCGTAGGTTAATTACCTAGGTAAACATGCAAAAATTGACAAATGGTACTTAGTTTTttcatgttcaaatgtttcTTGGTAAACGCGAATGCTCATATTTGTTTCTTGAAAAGGGTCCCCAAGTTCAGGATCTTCCAGCCAGCCAATGGGGAGGCTTCCTTCCTTCAACCACCTGCACCAACTATGAACACCACCAAGGCAGAGCTCAAGCTTCAAAGCTGCCATTTGAACCCACCAAGCCAAAAAcgcacatgcagccagccCCTCCGATTGACGACCACGCGACAGCTACCCCCTCAGCCTCGATTGACGATAAACCCACGAATACGCGTCCCCAAGGAAGACGAATTAATCAAA from the Pochonia chlamydosporia 170 chromosome 6, whole genome shotgun sequence genome contains:
- a CDS encoding heterokaryon incompatibility protein (similar to Sordaria macrospora k-hell XP_003352143.1) — translated: MTTAAYPAATLTELRGEPAHSSLWPNYGGSSHLSNRLGSMDSSIHHGSSQPHLSTRPRGDLDQSYSYSRYSQDEPASYERPSSYAGLKRSFSQTETPAYQEIVHDMRDDGSRLTVNQDHKLLSFRRSQDKSTIVDQQGRVQQLELSAQLHGMFFLSEMPASSTDGSVLQPELTCYRRNLFQISGSLVMPRGQLSVVTESNETLPVSNMEVAVSAIESVDGNPVRLIVIPWKTPPPNSPEISQGPDQEPAPLPLIPFQEDGNETDGDFAVYPIGWRRLQFRIATANNGRRKELQQHFVLHLKVHGTLSDNSKVVLSESITAPIVVRGRSPRNFQARKEIPLLGSSAGSRGQALVETGLGVVASAISLKQDGKPRSMDMQVPRSAFTFSPPKSHNSSINPMRSNSYPSWNSQVPSTMAPDSYSKLPLSGSSGFATEPQELPLQTSMGSSVPLPLATADQSQSGIRSQYNYTTTSTPQLAGSTVTIGPDSTFSMPRYVDSNPRPPSKSPRHHGHQSVHSNGSIHNADGPDYRYGSFRGMTNGVGDVSPGGNAAPSRDYYPSASTWTTTAAEPSPSLAYAGNDGRSYSGVPPLKHETAPYSSSTRGSFDTMNNYSWTAA